A genomic region of Octopus sinensis linkage group LG2, ASM634580v1, whole genome shotgun sequence contains the following coding sequences:
- the LOC115228146 gene encoding LOW QUALITY PROTEIN: nascent polypeptide-associated complex subunit alpha, muscle-specific form (The sequence of the model RefSeq protein was modified relative to this genomic sequence to represent the inferred CDS: deleted 2 bases in 1 codon) — MHYGNIVVIKRDGKDGAHFPLESKFYLLGRSSKCDIRIQLPKVAPEHCQLSVNKHGKVMLKNLSNETRTKVNGNNIDVETLNDQDIFTIDERSFRFEVLEDQKSKVGKKTPQKEIKILSPKVRPPPPYKPQDDLPQSLNRSQSKSPSGGTNTKSNRRNSQREATSSPEPGSKAASPRRTPLSELSSAGTSQKVFSAGKAKDSSPLNGIPIHEWRSRSTTPKSAKLDRTSSSEKQKKRHQSLERFESPRLSKKDNVLDDPSPKKTEASNDPVKTPKAKSVSASPATTPASARKSRSTTPVSKSSRQSGVSSGSPKSPEEDLKPASGKGKSRANSPKSLVKNGDLELSGKNKSEEIHSGKDLKRKSTTSCDTDDASDGTKMSKTHRTPSKSPVKETESKVSKRKSLNLTESSSQVTSETPGSKDKSKSPSPKSPVKQLNNTTAAGGQSARSSPSSTKPSPANRKSVGNVPSPKMVSAGNSDTSKTKLNRKRKSRPSLNTPNAKRKRVSFGPQLSPEQFDRCLPPSTPVRKGGTPNSKIISACRPSLKRQSLLHSTLAEEDDHPNINKVSPKATPKSTKLSPKTTPKSTKLSPKTTPKSTKLSPKATPKSTKLSPKTTPKSTKLSPKTTPKSTKVPPKTSPKSAKLSPKATPESAKLSPKATPKSAKLSPKATPKSAKLSPKATPKSAKLSPKATPESAKLSPNATPESAKLSPKATPKSAKLSPKATPKSAKLSPKATPKSAKLSPKATPKSAKLSPKATPKSAKLSPKATPKSAKLSPKATPKSAKLSPKATPKSAKLSPKATPKSAKLSPKATPNLPSCHPRLHLNLPSCHPRPLPNLPSCHPRLHLNLPSCHPRLHLNLPSCHPRPLPNLPSCHPRLHLNLPSCHPRLHLNLPSCHPRPLPNLPSCHPRLPKSAKLSPKATPKSAKLSPKATPKSAKLSPKATPKSAMLSPKATPKSAKLSPKAMPESAKVSPKATPESAKVSLKTTPKSSKLSPRATPKSIKVSLTITPKSANVSFRATPKSTKASPKVTPESFKASPKATPKSTKASPKATPKSAKVSPKATPKSTKGSPKATPRSPKTSPKATPKSAKIVRLTAASKSTSKRSSLLSNTNIKIKTPKSDRKKAIILQNIHGRQSARKSVHKGVKPLWSQIVKQGANKVKINKKAVVAAFKPKSKAVKAISLPRKSIYPVTPRRKVLASAPSTGHINSPSTILVGKLLKSTKSPATTKKLASPSIEKFDESDLYDSIPDSPAAPPHMFVSPLRSSESGYSPANYNPLLEKLVDLPKRRASGKLVGIKESPKRRKSEDLSEVRRSVKTPKGRKSEDLRGVRKLLKTPARRKSAKFVGVKEMLKTPKGRKSEDLRGVRKLVKTPARRKSAKFVGVKEMLKTPKGRKSEDLRGVRKLVKTPARRTSAKLVGVKEMLKTPKGRKSEDLRGVRKLVKTPTRRTSAKLVGVKEMLKTPKGRKSEDLRGLRKLVKTPVRQTSPKLDGVKEMFKTPTQKSPKTSQKGSPAKMTPKKTSPAARVTPKKASPAVKVTPKKVSPAVKMTPKSGLTAKGIKKSTLAKVTPKKASPAVKVTPKKASPAAKVTPKKASPAVRVTPKKASRAAKVTPKKASPAAKVTPKKASPAVKVTPKKASPAVKVTPKKASPAVRVTPKKASPAVKVTPKKASPAAKVTPKKASPAVKVTPKKASPAVKVTPKKASPAAKVTPKKASPAAKVTPKKASPAAKVTPKKASPAAKVTPKKASPAAKVTPKKASPAVKVISKKSSRLAKVSPKKASPAAKATPKRTTRATRVTFKMPSPAAKKSTPQISKKEDPKVIDSANLDSPEVPASGKARSSRRAASSKSTTKAESAKPTRSTRNVTGKQTAKKGLTVSEPVLAETPKQAEVEKEISDVASASTPADSPVKASRQTRTNKKFTSIAKGKTPPKEKESPSPLKTIDQDKSEECSPVAVRSRKTRATKTTSDKVPRTTTVEATRKRVSKRAASKASVAEDNLETPSKKRLVASPSPKPVKKALEKISENVDTISEESPKKRTTRKRAATENPTVSPKVTRTQKTRQTRVVQKSASKNTKETAPAKAQEEAAEIELEELETKSKKPTRQGRQVSKKTKEEEESKSPVLTRVRRTAGKESVSPVKKRTTRGAAVKSPVKKGAKSKKVKTPVKKVETPVKKVETPVKKVKTPAKKVKTPVKKVKTPVKKVKTPAKKVKTPVKKVKTPVKKVKTPVKKVKTPVKKVKTPVKRVTRSRR, encoded by the exons ATGCATTATGGAAATATTGTTGTCATCAAACGTGATGGTAAAGATGGGGCACATTTCCCCCTGGAAAGCAAATTCTATCTCCTCGGCAG AAGTTCTAAATGTGACATAAGAATCCAACTGCCCAAAGTTGCCCCAGAACATTGTCAACTTTCTGTCAACAAACATGGAAAG GTGATGCTCAAAAATCTTTCCAATGAAACTAGAACCAAAGTTAATGGTAATAATATTGACGTGGAGACTCTGAATGACCAAGATATATTTACCATTGACGAGCGTTCTTTCCGGTTTGAAGTTTTGGAGGATCAAAAATCAAAAGTTGGCAAAAAGACCCCACAGAAAGAAATTAAGATCCTTTCTCcaaag GTCAGACCACCACCTCCTTACAAACCCCAGGATGATCTGCCACAATCTTTAAATCGCTCACAAT CTAAATCTCCAAGCGGTGGAACCAATACAAAGTCAAACAGAAGAAATAGCCAAAGAGAAGCGACCTCTTCACCTGAGCCCGGAAGCAAGGCAGCTTCTCCCAGAAGAACACCACTGAGTGAATTGAGTTCTGCAggaacaagtcaaaaagtgttttCAGCTGGGAAAGCGAAAGATTCTTCACCTTTGAATGGGATTCCAATTCACGAATGGAGAAGTCGTTCAACTACTCCAAAATCAGCCAAACTTGACCGAACCAGTTCCtcagagaaacaaaagaaaaggcaCCAATCTCTAGAAAGATTTGAATCTCCTCGGCTGTCTAAGAAAGATAATGTTCTAGATGACCCTTCTCCAAAGAAAACAGAAGCCTCTAACGATCCTGTTAAAACGCCTAAAGCAAAATCTGTCTCTGCCTCTCCTGCAACGACACCAGCTTCGGCAAGGAAGAGCCGTTCTACAACACCAGTTTCTAAAAGTTCAAGGCAAAGCGGTGTGAGCTCTGGCTCTCCTAAGAGTCCTGAAGAAGATTTAAAACCAGCATctgggaaaggcaaaagccgggCAAACAGTCCAAAAAGTTTGGTTAAAAATGGTGACTTGGAATTAAGTGGcaaaaataaaagtgaagaaaTCCATTCAGGTAAAGACTTGAAAAGGAAATCTACAACTTCATGTGATACGGATGATGCCAGTGATGGCACTAAGATGTCCAAAACTCACCGGACACCTTCAAAGTCTCCGGTTAAAGAAACTGAAAGCAAAGTTTCTAAAAGGAAAAGCCTGAATTTAACGGAATCGAGTTCGCAGGTGACGAGTGAAACACCTGGTTCCAAGGATAAAAGTAAGAGTCCCTCACCAAAATCACCAGTTAAACAGTTGAATAATACCACAGCAGCAGGCGGTCAGTCTGCAAGATCAAGTCCATCCAGTACGAAACCTTCGCCTGCAAATAGAAAGTCAGTTGGAAATGTTCCTTCTCCAAAGATGGTGTCAGCTGGCAACTCCG ataCTTCTAAAACTAAattaaacaggaagagaaaatctCGACCGTCATTGAATACGCcaaatgcaaaaaggaaaagagttTCTTTTGGACCTCAGCTGAGTCCAGAACAATTTGATCGGTGTTTACCACCATCTACACCTGTAAGGAAAGGAGGAACACCTAACAGCAAGATTATTTCAGCTTGTCGACCATCATTAAAAAGGCAATCTTTACTCCATTCTACTCTAGCGGAAGAAGATGATCACCCTAACATAAACAAGGTGTCACCCAAGGCCACTCCAAAATCTACAAAATTGTCACCCAAGACCACTCCAAAATCTACAAAATTGTCACCCAAGACCACTCCAAAATCTACAAAATTGTCACCCAAGGCCACTCCAAAATCTACAAAATTGTCACCCAAGACCACTCCAAAATCTACAAAATTGTCACCCAAGACCACACCAAAATCTACAAAGGTGCCACCCAAGACCTCACCCAAATCAGCTAAGTTGTCTCCCAAGGCCACACCTGAGTCTGCCAAGCTGTCacccaaggctacacctaaatcTGCCAAGCTGTCacccaaggctacacctaaatcTGCCAAGCTGTCacccaag GCCACACCCAAATCTGCTAAGTTGTCTCCCAAGGCCACACCCGAATCTGCCAAGCTGTCGCCCAATGCCACACCCGAATCTGCCAAGCTGTCacccaaggctacacctaaatcTGCCAAGTTGTCGCCCAAGGCCACTCCCAAATCTGCCAAGCTGTCacccaaggctacacctaaatcTGCCAAGCTGTCACCCAAG gctacacctaaatcTGCCAAGCTGTCACCCAAGGCCACTCCCAAATCTGCCAAGCTGTCacccaaggctacacctaaatcTGCCAAGCTGTCACCCAAG GCCACTCCCAAATCTGCCAAGCTGTCacccaaggctacacctaaatcTGCCAAGCTGTCACCCAAGGCCACTCCCAAATCTGCCAAGCTGTCACCCAAGGCTACACCAAATCTGCCAAGCTGTCacccaaggctacacctaaatcTGCCAAGCTGTCACCCAAGGCCACTCCCAAATCTGCCAAGCTGTCacccaaggctacacctaaatcTGCCAAGCTGTCacccaaggctacacctaaatcTGCCAAGCTGTCACCCAAGGCCACTCCCAAATCTGCCAAGCTGTCacccaaggctacacctaaatcTGCCAAGCTGTCacccaaggctacacctaaatcTGCCAAGCTGTCACCCAAGGCCACTCCCAAATCTGCCAAGCTGTCacccaaggct acctaaatcTGCCAAGCTGTCacccaaggctacacctaaatcTGCCAAGCTGTCACCCAAGGCCACTCCCAAATCTGCCAAGCTGTCacccaaggctacacctaaatcTGCGATGTTGTCACCCAAGGCCACACCCAAATCTGCCAAGCTGTCGCCCAAG GCCATGCCTGAGTCTGCAAAGGTGTCACCCAAGGCCACGCCTGAGTCTGCCAAAGTGTCTCTCAAGACCACACCTAAATCTTCTAAGCTATCACCTAGAGCCACTCCTAAGTCTATCAAGGTGTCTCTTACAATTACACCCAAGTCTGCCAATGTGTCTTTCAGGGCAACACCCAAGTCCACCAAGGCATCTCCCAAAGTAACACCTGAGTCCTTCAAGGCGTCTCCCAAAGCAACACCCAAGTCCACCAAGGCATCTCCCAAAGCAACTCCTAAGTCTGCGAAGGTGTCCCCCAAAGCAACACCCAAGTCCACCAAGGGGTCTCCCAAAGCAACACCCAGGTCTCCCAAGACATCTCCAAAAGCAACGCCCAAGTCTGCTAAAATTGTTAGGTTGACAGCTGCTTCAAAATCGACATCTAAGAGAAGTTCCTTATTATCAAACaccaatattaaaatcaaaactcCAAAATCAGATAGAAAAAAAGCTATAATTCTACAAAATATCCATGGAAGGCAATCAGCGAGAAAATCTGTCCACAAAGGGGTGAAACCCCTCTGGTCCCAAATTGTTAAACAAGGAGCAAATAAAGTGAAAATCAACAAGAAAGCTGTGGTGGCTGCCTTTAAGCCCAAAAGTAAAGCTGTGAAAGCCATTTCCTTACCTAGAAAG AGTATCTATCCTGTGACTCCTCGCAGAAAAGTTTTGGCCTCAGCCCCAAGTACTGGTCATATTAATTCCCCATCAACGATTCTTGTTGGGAAACTGTTAAAGAGTACAAAATCTCCAGCCACA aCTAAAAAACTGGCTTCGCCTTCGATTGAAAAATTTGATGAGAGTGATTTGTACGATTCCATTCCGGACAGTCCTGCTGCACCTCCACATATGTTTGTCTCACCTTTGAGATCTTCAGAATCTGGGTATTCACCGGCAAACTATAATCCCCTTTTAGAAAAATTGGTGGATCTACCAAAACGAAGAGCATCgggtaaattggttggcattaaagAAAGTCCCAAACGCCGTAAGTCTGAAGACTTGAGTGAAGTTAGGAGATCAGTAAAAACTCCCAAGGGTCGTAAGTCTGAAGATCTGAGAGGagttagaaaattattaaaaactcCAGCCCGCCGAAAATCTGCTAAATTTGTTGGTGTTAAGGAAATGCTTAAAACTCCGAAGGGCCGTAAATCTGAAGATCTTAGAGGAGTTAGGAAGCTGGTAAAAACTCCAGCCCGCCGAAAATCTGCTAAATTTGTTGGTGTTAAGGAAATGCTTAAAACTCCGAAGGGCCGTAAATCTGAAGATCTGAGAGGAGTTAGGAAATTGGTAAAAACTCCAGCCCGTCGAACATCTGCTAAATTAGTTGGTGTTAAGGAAATGCTTAAAACACCCAAGGGTCGTAAATCTGAAGATCTGAGAGGAGTTAGGAAATTGGTAAAAACGCCAACCCGCCGAACGTCTGCCAAATTGGTTGGTGTTAAGGAAATGCTTAAAACTCCGAAGGGCCGTAAATCTGAAGATTTGAGAGGACTTAGGAAATTGGTAAAAACTCCAGTCCGCCAAACATCTCCTAAATTAGATGGtgtaaaagaaatgtttaaaacTCCCACGCAAAAATCCCCCAAGACTTCCCAAAAGGGCAGTCCTGCTAAGATGACTCCCAAGAAAACTAGCCCAGCTGCTAGGGTGACTCCTAAGAAAGCCAGTCCTGCTGTTAAGGTGACTCCCAAGAAAGTCAGCCCTGCTGTTAAGATGACTCCTAAGTCCGGTCTTACAGCCAAAGGGATCAAGAAGTCCACTCTTGCCAAAGTGACTCCCAAGAAGGCCAGCCCTGCTGTCAAGGTGACTCCCAAGAAAGCCAGTCCTGCCGCCAAAGTGACTCCCAAGAAGGCCAGCCCTGCTGTCAGGGTGACTCCCAAGAAGGCCAGCCGTGCTGCCAAGGTGACTCCCAAGAAGGCCAGCCCTGCTGCCAAGGTGACTCCCAAGAAGGCCAGCCCTGCTGTCAAGGTGACTCCCAAGAAGGCCAGCCCTGCTGTCAAGGTGACTCCCAAGAAGGCCAGCCCTGCTGTCAGGGTGACTCCCAAGAAGGCCAGCCCTGCTGTCAAGGTGACTCCCAAGAAAGCCAGTCCTGCTGCCAAA GTGACTCCCAAGAAAGCCAGTCCTGCTGTCAAGGTGACTCCCAAGAAGGCCAGCCCTGCTGTCAAGGTGACTCCCAAGAAGGCCAGCCCTGCTGCCAAGGTTACTCCCAAGAAGGCCAGCCCTGCTGCCAAGGTTACTCCCAAGAAGGCCAGCCCTGCTGCCAAGGTTACTCCCAAGAAGGCCAGCCCTGCTGCCAAGGTTACTCCCAAGAAGGCCAGCCCTGCTGCCAAGGTTACTCCCAAGAAGGCCAGCCCTGCTGTTAAAGTGATCTCCAAGAAGTCTAGTCGTCTTGCTAAGGTGTCACCAAAGAAGGCTAGCCCTGCTGCCAAAGCCACACCCAAGAGGACCACCCGTGCAACCAGAGTAACTTTCAAGATGCCCAGCCCTGCTGCCAAGAAATCTACTCCACAGATTTCTAAGAAAGAAGATCCTAAAGTCATCGATAGTGCAAACTTAGACTCACCTGAAGTGCCAGCCTCTGGAAAGGCACGATCATCACGGAGAGCAGCTAGTAGTAAGTCTACTACGAAAGCTGAATCGGCAAAGCCTACCAGAAGCACAAGGAATGTTACAGGGAAGCAAACTGCTAAAAAGGGCTTAACTGTTTCAGAACCAGTATTAGCAGAGACCCCAAAACAAGCAGAGGTTGAGAAAGAAATCTCTGATGTTGCCAGTGCTTCAACGCCTGCTGATTCTCCAGTAAAAGCATCAAGGCAGACTAGAACCAACAAGAAGTTTACGTCCATTGCCAAAGGAAAAACACCTCCAAAGGAGAAGGAAAGCCCATCACCTTTAAAAACAATCGACCAGGATAAAAGTGAAGAATGTAGTCCTGTTGCTGTGAGATCACGAAAGACAAGAGCAACCAAAACTACATCAGATAAAGTTCCAAGGACGACTACAGTTGAGGCTACAAGGAAGAGAGTCAGCAAAAGGGCTGCTTCAAAAGCAAGTGTTGCAGAGGACAATCTGGAAACCCCTAGCAAGAAAAGACTTGTG GCttcaccatcaccaaaaccagtTAAGAAGGCATTGGAGAAGATATCTGAAAATGTCGACACCATTTCGGAAGAGTCACCAAAAAA